From Acidobacteriota bacterium, a single genomic window includes:
- a CDS encoding FAD-binding oxidoreductase: MNSATIAKLKEGLRGEIIQPGDSGYDAARKVYNGMIDKRPAVIARCADVADVIAAVRFGRENNLLTSIRGGGHNAGGLGVCDDGLVIDLSRMKNAHVDPKAKTVRVAPGCVWGDVDHATHAFGMATPCGFISTTGVAGLALGGGVGYLSRRYGLTIDSLLSADMVLADGKFVTASAEENSDLFWSIRGGGGNFGVVTSFLFQLHPVDTVYAGPTFWPLDQTVEVMKAYREFILKAPEYVYGFFAFLTIPPTPMFPAQLHNQKVCGIMWCCTGSPEDAEKAIMPMRAVGKPVLDHVSPLPFPMVQSLFDALYPPGLQWYWRADFFKEISDASIAKHAEHGAMLPTMHSTMHLYPIDGAVHRVGNQETAFSYRDANWAGVIVGVDPDPANRGKITKWCRDYFDAVHPYSAGGAYVNFMMEEGPERVKASFRENYNRLATIKKKYDPSNFFRVNQNIIPAA; the protein is encoded by the coding sequence ATGAATTCCGCAACCATCGCAAAGCTTAAAGAGGGTCTTCGCGGCGAAATTATCCAGCCTGGGGATTCAGGATACGATGCCGCCCGAAAGGTCTACAACGGAATGATCGACAAACGCCCGGCAGTAATTGCCAGGTGCGCCGACGTTGCCGACGTCATTGCAGCCGTCAGATTCGGTCGTGAAAACAATCTGCTGACGTCGATTCGAGGTGGCGGCCACAACGCCGGCGGTCTCGGTGTCTGTGATGACGGCCTGGTCATTGACCTGTCAAGGATGAAGAACGCCCATGTGGACCCTAAAGCGAAAACAGTCCGGGTTGCCCCCGGATGCGTGTGGGGCGACGTTGACCATGCAACACATGCGTTCGGGATGGCCACGCCGTGCGGCTTTATCTCTACCACAGGCGTGGCAGGCCTGGCACTGGGCGGGGGTGTTGGGTACCTCAGCCGCCGGTACGGCTTGACCATTGACAGCCTGCTTTCTGCGGACATGGTGCTGGCAGATGGCAAATTTGTTACTGCCAGCGCAGAAGAGAATTCTGACCTTTTCTGGTCAATTCGGGGCGGGGGCGGCAACTTTGGTGTTGTGACCTCTTTCTTGTTCCAGCTTCATCCCGTTGATACGGTATATGCTGGCCCCACCTTCTGGCCGCTGGACCAGACCGTGGAGGTGATGAAAGCCTATCGCGAGTTTATTTTGAAGGCGCCGGAATACGTATATGGTTTTTTTGCCTTCCTGACCATCCCGCCAACTCCCATGTTTCCTGCACAGCTTCACAATCAGAAAGTGTGCGGGATTATGTGGTGTTGCACGGGCTCCCCGGAAGATGCTGAGAAAGCCATCATGCCGATGCGAGCGGTTGGGAAGCCGGTCCTGGACCATGTGAGTCCACTGCCTTTTCCGATGGTCCAGAGCCTGTTTGATGCTCTCTACCCGCCTGGACTCCAATGGTACTGGCGCGCCGATTTCTTCAAGGAAATCAGTGACGCATCCATTGCAAAGCACGCTGAACACGGCGCAATGCTTCCTACAATGCACTCCACGATGCACCTGTACCCCATTGACGGGGCGGTCCACCGCGTTGGGAACCAGGAGACTGCATTCAGTTACCGCGATGCGAATTGGGCAGGAGTGATTGTTGGCGTCGATCCCGATCCAGCGAACCGCGGCAAGATTACAAAGTGGTGCAGGGATTATTTTGACGCCGTGCACCCATACTCGGCCGGCGGCGCCTACGTGAACTTCATGATGGAAGAAGGCCCGGAGCGTGTAAAGGCATCGTTCCGCGAAAACTACAACCGTCTGGCTACGATTAAGAAAAAGTATGACCCGTCGAATTTCTTCCGCGTCAACCAGAATATAATTCCGGCCGCATAA
- a CDS encoding PIG-L family deacetylase, with protein sequence MKFHNLGSEIYVPDGGPAEQAVARTTHFGIGAHQDDLEIMAYHGILECFGKRDRHFTGVTVTNGAGSPRDDLYASYTDEDMQKVRRVEQRKAAYVGEYSAQVFLDYTSGAVKDKNNPDVVADLKQLLSVAQARVVYTHNLADKHDTHVGVTLRVIQALRSLPASARPEKLYGCEVWRGLDWLNDDDKVLFDVSAHENLAMSLVGIFDSQICGGKRYDLATAGRRRANATYFASHATDVATSVVFGVDLTPLVKDDKLDPVKYITSFIDRFSQEVSARLSKFS encoded by the coding sequence ATGAAATTTCATAACCTCGGATCGGAAATCTACGTGCCTGACGGAGGTCCGGCTGAGCAGGCGGTTGCCCGCACGACCCACTTCGGGATTGGAGCGCATCAGGACGATCTTGAAATCATGGCCTACCACGGCATCCTGGAGTGCTTTGGCAAGCGGGACAGGCACTTTACCGGAGTCACGGTAACAAACGGAGCCGGAAGCCCGCGCGACGATCTCTACGCCAGCTACACTGACGAGGACATGCAAAAGGTCCGGCGTGTTGAGCAACGCAAGGCCGCATACGTTGGAGAATATTCTGCTCAGGTCTTTCTCGACTACACCAGCGGGGCCGTCAAGGACAAGAACAATCCCGATGTTGTCGCAGACCTGAAGCAACTGCTCAGCGTCGCCCAGGCGAGAGTGGTTTATACGCACAACCTGGCTGACAAACATGATACGCACGTTGGCGTAACTCTTCGGGTGATCCAGGCCCTCCGCAGCCTGCCTGCCAGCGCGCGCCCGGAAAAGCTCTATGGATGTGAGGTCTGGCGCGGCCTCGATTGGCTGAATGACGATGACAAGGTGCTGTTTGACGTGAGCGCGCATGAGAACCTGGCGATGTCGCTGGTAGGTATCTTTGACTCGCAGATTTGCGGCGGCAAACGATATGACCTTGCGACCGCCGGGCGGCGGCGGGCGAACGCAACCTATTTTGCTTCACACGCGACGGACGTGGCCACGTCCGTGGTCTTCGGAGTTGATTTGACGCCCCTCGTTAAAGACGACAAACTTGACCCGGTCAAGTACATCACCAGCTTCATTGACCGCTTTTCACAGGAGGTCTCGGCGCGACTCAGCAAGTTCAGCTAA
- a CDS encoding ROK family protein, giving the protein MNELHELAKPRIKSSLHPQFAPAVLADRAYLKLVKESGKAVPLAIGLERGDGSVSVYRTLAFDEGHSFASLNLRYAERTLKMLLWQRGGWRVIVGGLRSIGEHLRQVYSSAGARAFDSEFMGGVYEHPFTVDITSPDNVPEASEDSLQIGRHLDGCRIGFDLGATDRKVAAVIDGQSVFSEEIVWDPRNSSDPSYHFNEIMAGLKSAASHLPRVDAIGGSSAGVYINNRPRVASLFRGIPKDLFESKTTRLFIDLQKAWGGIPFVVVNDGEVTALAGSMSLNDNAVLGIALGSSQAGGYVTPTGGISTWLDELAFVPVDYHPQAPVDEWSGDPGVGAQYFSQQAVFRLAPVAGIQLDGKMGPADQLKSVQNLLSKGDDRARSIFETIGIYVGYGVAHYADFYELRHVLILGRVTSGHGGNIVLTKAQEVLRAEFPELVDKVELHLPDEKTRRVGQAVAAASLPATH; this is encoded by the coding sequence ATGAACGAACTTCATGAACTCGCAAAACCACGCATCAAATCTTCGTTGCATCCACAGTTTGCGCCTGCAGTTCTTGCCGATCGCGCTTATCTGAAGTTGGTGAAGGAGTCGGGAAAAGCGGTTCCACTCGCTATTGGCCTGGAACGTGGCGACGGGTCGGTCTCAGTTTACCGGACACTGGCGTTCGACGAGGGACACTCATTCGCCTCGCTGAACCTTCGATATGCTGAACGGACTCTCAAGATGCTCCTCTGGCAAAGAGGCGGGTGGCGGGTCATTGTGGGCGGCCTCAGGAGCATTGGTGAGCATCTTCGGCAGGTTTATTCCTCCGCTGGGGCGCGCGCATTTGATTCCGAATTTATGGGCGGCGTTTATGAGCATCCGTTCACGGTTGATATCACCTCTCCGGATAATGTGCCCGAGGCTTCGGAAGACTCCTTGCAAATTGGCCGTCATCTGGACGGCTGCCGCATTGGGTTCGACTTGGGAGCAACGGACCGCAAGGTAGCTGCGGTGATTGACGGCCAGTCCGTGTTTAGTGAAGAAATTGTCTGGGACCCCCGAAACTCCTCCGATCCGAGCTACCACTTTAATGAGATCATGGCCGGATTGAAGTCTGCCGCTAGTCACTTGCCACGTGTGGATGCCATTGGAGGGAGCTCCGCCGGGGTCTACATCAACAACCGGCCGAGAGTGGCGTCGCTCTTCCGGGGCATTCCCAAAGATCTGTTTGAATCAAAGACGACGCGTCTCTTCATTGATCTGCAGAAGGCCTGGGGCGGCATCCCGTTTGTAGTGGTCAACGATGGCGAGGTGACAGCCCTCGCCGGGTCCATGTCTCTGAATGACAACGCAGTCCTCGGGATAGCGCTTGGCTCCAGCCAGGCGGGCGGGTATGTGACTCCGACGGGCGGCATCAGCACGTGGCTTGACGAACTGGCCTTCGTACCGGTCGATTATCACCCGCAAGCGCCGGTGGATGAGTGGTCCGGAGACCCCGGCGTTGGGGCCCAATATTTCTCCCAACAGGCGGTTTTTCGCCTGGCGCCCGTTGCAGGAATCCAGCTTGATGGAAAGATGGGCCCGGCAGACCAGCTAAAGTCTGTCCAGAACTTGTTAAGCAAAGGCGATGATCGCGCACGCAGTATATTTGAAACGATTGGCATTTACGTCGGTTACGGAGTGGCCCACTACGCCGATTTCTATGAGTTGCGCCACGTGCTGATCCTGGGGCGCGTGACATCGGGCCACGGCGGGAACATCGTTCTGACCAAGGCGCAGGAAGTGCTGCGAGCAGAATTTCCGGAACTGGTGGACAAAGTCGAGCTGCATTTGCCGGATGAAAAGACTCGTCGAGTGGGCCAGGCCGTCGCCGCCGCAAGTCTGCCTGCCACTCATTAA
- a CDS encoding cytochrome bc complex cytochrome b subunit, which translates to MANLKRRTLDWLNERMGSDGIEEFLRHKRVPIHRHTVWYYFGGMALFLFIIQVLTGILLLMYYRPTASGAFESVQFIMTQVQFGWLIRSIHSWSANLMILIVFIHMFSVFFMKAYRKPRELTWVSGMLLFFIVLAFGFSGYLLPWNTLAFFATKVGTDMAGFTPFAGKWIVEFLRGGDQVTGATLTRFFGFHVAVLPGIATLLLAFHLLLVQKLGMSVPPGVEKEIEDGHLPERSMPFFPNFLLRDIMGWYGALGVLGALAAIFPWELGVKANPFGSAPAGIRPEWYFLFMYQTLKYLPSKVSFIDGELLGLMLFGFAGAVWVIVPFLDYKAGFGRITRFFSGLGMFVLGYIIVLSCLAIF; encoded by the coding sequence ATGGCAAACCTTAAACGCCGCACTCTAGACTGGCTTAACGAGCGCATGGGCAGCGATGGAATCGAGGAATTCCTTCGTCACAAGCGAGTGCCAATTCATCGCCACACTGTCTGGTACTACTTTGGCGGCATGGCCCTCTTCCTGTTTATCATCCAGGTCCTCACCGGGATCCTGCTGCTGATGTACTACCGGCCAACGGCCAGCGGCGCTTTTGAAAGCGTGCAATTCATCATGACGCAGGTCCAGTTCGGGTGGCTGATTCGCTCAATCCACAGCTGGTCTGCGAACCTGATGATCCTTATCGTATTCATCCACATGTTCAGCGTCTTTTTCATGAAAGCGTACCGAAAGCCGCGCGAGCTGACCTGGGTCAGCGGCATGCTCCTTTTTTTCATTGTTCTGGCATTTGGCTTCTCCGGGTATCTGCTTCCCTGGAATACGCTGGCGTTTTTTGCCACGAAGGTGGGCACGGACATGGCTGGCTTCACGCCCTTCGCCGGCAAATGGATCGTGGAGTTCCTCCGAGGCGGCGACCAGGTCACAGGCGCCACCCTGACGCGCTTCTTTGGCTTTCATGTTGCTGTGCTGCCGGGGATTGCGACCTTGCTTCTCGCTTTCCATCTGCTGCTGGTTCAGAAACTCGGAATGAGCGTCCCTCCGGGCGTGGAGAAAGAGATCGAAGATGGGCATTTGCCGGAGCGCTCCATGCCTTTTTTCCCGAACTTCCTGCTGCGCGACATCATGGGATGGTACGGGGCACTGGGCGTGCTGGGGGCCCTGGCCGCTATCTTTCCATGGGAGCTTGGTGTTAAGGCCAATCCTTTTGGCTCAGCGCCGGCAGGAATACGTCCGGAGTGGTACTTCCTATTCATGTATCAGACACTGAAATATCTGCCATCGAAGGTTTCCTTTATTGACGGCGAACTTCTGGGTCTGATGCTATTCGGCTTTGCCGGAGCCGTTTGGGTGATTGTACCGTTCCTTGATTACAAGGCAGGTTTCGGGCGCATTACGCGGTTTTTCAGTGGGCTCGGGATGTTTGTGCTGGGATACATCATCGTGCTGTCATGCCTGGCGATCTTCTAG
- a CDS encoding ubiquinol-cytochrome c reductase iron-sulfur subunit gives MMAQSDSGKPDEGARESKVDTGRRWVNLVLGTGIVATIASFIYPAVRYVIPPPVSESSNLSVVAAKVGELKNNAAKVFRFGSEPAILIRTADGNYRAFTAVCTHLGCTVQYRADLHEVWCPCHNGMYDLQGRNVSGPPPRPLAQYQVHIQGEDIVVVRNA, from the coding sequence ATGATGGCTCAGTCCGATTCTGGAAAACCCGATGAGGGCGCAAGAGAGTCGAAGGTCGACACAGGGCGCCGCTGGGTCAACCTGGTTCTGGGCACCGGAATAGTGGCCACTATCGCCTCTTTTATTTATCCGGCCGTTCGGTACGTGATTCCGCCGCCAGTGAGCGAATCGAGCAATCTCTCCGTGGTTGCCGCCAAGGTCGGAGAACTGAAAAACAACGCCGCGAAGGTCTTCAGGTTCGGCTCGGAGCCGGCCATATTGATCCGGACGGCAGACGGAAATTACCGGGCGTTTACTGCGGTGTGCACTCACCTCGGTTGCACCGTTCAGTACCGGGCGGATCTTCACGAAGTCTGGTGTCCGTGCCACAACGGCATGTACGACCTGCAGGGCCGCAATGTCAGCGGGCCGCCTCCTCGCCCGCTGGCCCAATACCAGGTTCACATTCAGGGCGAGGACATCGTTGTCGTCCGGAACGCGTAA
- a CDS encoding methylmalonyl-CoA mutase, with amino-acid sequence MAKTITPGAPSAGPKKEQGRKFTTLSGVPVEPLYTENDLQDFSYSRDLGDPGEYPFTRGIHRSMYNGKLWTMRQFSGFGSPEDTNQRLHYLLKRGQTGLSIAFDLPTLMGYDSDHPLADGEVGKCGVAVSSLDDMETMLAGLPLERVSTSMTINSPAAMIWAMYLVAAEKSGADWKHISGTIQNDILKEYIAQKEYIFPPEPSMRLVVDSIIFSAKETPRWNPISISGYHIREAGSTAVQELAFTLRDGIEYVDWVRRAGLDVDEFAPRLSFFFNSHNDLFEEVAKFRAARRVWATVMRERYGAKNPRSWLCRFHTQTAGCSLTAQQPYNNVVRTAIQALAGVLGGTQSLHTNSLDEAWALPTEHAATVALRTQQVIAHESGVAAVADPLGGSYFLEKLTLDTERACYEYFDKIDAMGGMVAAIEKGFPQKEIHEAAYAYQRAVELKEKIVVGVNEFVTEEDRPVDILVIDKGIAKRQRDKLAALKKKRDNARVRRSLDALGGRAESGGNLMPCILESVRAYATLGEMCDVLRKVFGTYEEPAFR; translated from the coding sequence ATGGCAAAGACAATCACGCCAGGCGCACCAAGCGCCGGTCCGAAAAAGGAACAGGGGCGGAAATTCACCACCCTTTCGGGCGTACCTGTTGAGCCGCTTTATACCGAAAATGACCTCCAGGATTTCAGCTATTCACGCGACCTGGGCGACCCGGGCGAATATCCCTTCACGCGCGGCATTCACCGCAGCATGTACAACGGCAAGCTGTGGACGATGCGTCAGTTCTCCGGGTTCGGCAGCCCTGAAGACACCAACCAGCGCCTTCACTACCTTCTGAAGCGTGGCCAGACGGGCCTTTCTATTGCTTTTGACTTGCCTACGCTAATGGGCTATGACTCAGACCATCCACTGGCTGATGGCGAGGTGGGAAAGTGCGGGGTCGCAGTTTCTTCTCTCGACGATATGGAGACAATGCTTGCGGGACTCCCCCTTGAGCGAGTTTCCACTTCCATGACGATCAACTCCCCGGCAGCCATGATCTGGGCCATGTACCTGGTGGCCGCGGAAAAGAGCGGAGCGGATTGGAAACATATTTCCGGCACAATCCAGAATGACATTCTGAAAGAATATATTGCGCAGAAAGAATATATCTTCCCTCCTGAGCCTTCGATGCGCCTGGTAGTGGATTCCATCATCTTCAGCGCGAAAGAGACGCCGCGCTGGAACCCAATCTCCATCAGCGGCTATCACATTCGCGAAGCCGGCTCGACTGCCGTACAGGAGCTGGCCTTCACCCTTCGCGATGGAATCGAATACGTTGACTGGGTAAGGCGCGCCGGCTTGGATGTGGACGAATTTGCGCCGCGTCTGAGCTTCTTCTTCAATTCCCACAATGATCTTTTTGAGGAAGTTGCCAAGTTCCGCGCGGCCCGCAGGGTCTGGGCCACGGTAATGCGCGAGCGTTACGGCGCAAAAAATCCGCGATCGTGGCTCTGCCGGTTCCATACGCAGACGGCAGGATGCTCCCTGACAGCCCAGCAGCCTTATAACAATGTAGTGCGAACAGCTATCCAGGCGCTGGCGGGGGTGCTGGGAGGGACCCAGTCACTGCACACCAATTCCCTGGACGAAGCCTGGGCCCTGCCCACCGAACACGCTGCAACGGTGGCCCTGCGTACTCAACAAGTGATTGCCCATGAAAGTGGCGTGGCCGCCGTGGCCGATCCGCTGGGCGGCTCGTATTTTCTTGAAAAACTGACGCTTGATACGGAACGTGCCTGCTATGAATATTTTGACAAGATCGACGCCATGGGCGGCATGGTAGCCGCCATCGAAAAAGGCTTTCCGCAGAAGGAGATCCATGAGGCCGCGTATGCTTATCAGCGCGCCGTCGAGCTGAAGGAAAAGATTGTTGTTGGCGTCAACGAATTCGTCACTGAAGAGGACCGTCCGGTTGATATTCTGGTGATCGACAAAGGAATTGCAAAACGCCAGCGGGACAAGTTGGCGGCGCTGAAGAAAAAACGTGACAACGCCCGCGTTCGGCGATCCCTCGATGCGCTGGGCGGCCGCGCCGAATCCGGCGGAAACCTGATGCCCTGCATTCTGGAATCCGTGCGGGCCTACGCCACGCTGGGCGAGATGTGCGATGTTCTGCGCAAAGTTTTTGGGACTTACGAAGAGCCCGCATTCCGCTGA
- a CDS encoding cobalamin B12-binding domain-containing protein yields the protein MPDRRIRVIVAKPGLDGHDRGAKIVARALRDAGMEVIYTGLRQTPEQIVNAALQEDVDAVGISILSGAHNTIIPRVCQLLREAGMPDVLVIVGGIVPDEDIPGLKESGVAAVFQPGASTQEIVDFIRSHVKQAV from the coding sequence ATGCCTGACCGAAGGATCCGCGTTATTGTTGCCAAGCCTGGCCTCGACGGGCACGACCGTGGCGCCAAGATTGTGGCCCGCGCTTTGCGAGACGCCGGCATGGAAGTGATTTATACGGGCCTGCGCCAGACGCCGGAGCAGATTGTAAATGCCGCCCTGCAGGAAGACGTGGACGCCGTCGGCATTTCGATTCTTTCAGGCGCTCACAACACCATCATTCCGCGCGTCTGTCAATTGTTGCGCGAAGCGGGCATGCCGGACGTGCTGGTCATTGTGGGCGGCATCGTCCCGGATGAGGATATCCCCGGACTGAAGGAGTCCGGAGTGGCAGCGGTCTTCCAGCCCGGCGCCTCCACGCAGGAGATCGTGGATTTTATTCGCAGCCATGTAAAGCAGGCGGTATAA
- a CDS encoding DUF1572 domain-containing protein, whose translation MAHEFTTSYLKDSIDLLRHYKRLAERAMAQVPDEAFGRSVGEGSNSIATIVKHLAGNMRSRFTNFLTSDGEKPDRNRDMEFEAPPNTRAEVMGLWETGWECVFTALTPLQESDLARTVLIRTEAHSVMQAINRQIAHYCSHIGQIIYLAKHFAGDQWKAVTVPRGKSAEFTAKVAKGELSQR comes from the coding sequence ATGGCCCACGAATTCACGACATCCTATCTGAAAGACTCCATTGATTTGCTCCGCCATTACAAGCGGCTTGCGGAACGCGCAATGGCCCAAGTTCCCGACGAGGCCTTCGGCCGATCGGTTGGCGAAGGATCTAATTCAATCGCCACTATCGTGAAGCACCTCGCAGGCAATATGCGCTCGCGTTTTACCAACTTTCTGACCTCGGACGGAGAAAAGCCGGATCGAAATCGTGACATGGAATTTGAGGCCCCGCCGAATACCCGGGCCGAAGTGATGGGATTGTGGGAAACCGGCTGGGAATGCGTCTTTACCGCGCTCACTCCGCTCCAGGAAAGCGATCTTGCTCGAACCGTCTTGATTCGGACGGAGGCCCACTCCGTGATGCAGGCGATCAATCGCCAAATCGCCCACTACTGTTCACACATTGGGCAGATCATCTATCTGGCGAAGCATTTTGCCGGGGACCAATGGAAGGCAGTGACGGTGCCCCGCGGGAAGTCGGCAGAGTTCACTGCAAAGGTGGCGAAGGGCGAGCTTTCGCAGCGGTAA
- a CDS encoding acyl-CoA carboxylase subunit beta, translated as MKDLVGEVLNQEETIREGGGEEAVAYQHKKGRLTARERIALLTDPGSEFFELGIYAAFEMYEEWGGAPAAGVVTGLGRIHGRLAMIVANDATVKAGAFFPMTAKKVLRAQQIAIDNHIPTVYLVDSAGIFLPLQEDVFPDTDDFGRVFRHNAVMSAMGIPQITAIMGMCVAGGAYLPVMCDHILMTESSGLFLAGPALVQAAIGQKSTAEELGGARMHMQISGTIDFRERTDESCIAKIRELVDRFGSKPLAPFDKKEAMPPAYPADEIYGVFASGPKSQYDMREILARIVDESVFTEYRSEYGQTVLCGYARIGGWAVGIVANQKKTVRAVSREHGEKRIHFGGVIYTESADKAARFIMNCNQNRVPLIFFHDVNGFMVGKEAEWSGIIRAGAKMVNAVSNSVVPKITVICGGSFGAGHYAMCGKAYDPRFIFAWPTARYAVMSGDAAADTLVEIKTKQLERNGKRLSEEEKREMLQSIQKTYERQTDPRYGAARLWVDAIIDPAQTREALIWALEAVSMNPEIKEFKTGVLQT; from the coding sequence ATGAAAGACCTTGTGGGTGAGGTCCTGAACCAGGAGGAAACCATCCGCGAGGGCGGCGGTGAAGAAGCTGTGGCATACCAGCACAAGAAGGGGCGCCTGACGGCGCGAGAGCGAATAGCCCTTTTGACCGATCCCGGAAGCGAATTCTTCGAGTTAGGCATTTACGCCGCTTTTGAAATGTACGAAGAGTGGGGCGGCGCGCCGGCTGCAGGCGTAGTCACCGGGCTCGGGCGGATCCACGGGCGCCTAGCGATGATTGTGGCAAACGATGCTACGGTCAAAGCCGGAGCGTTCTTTCCCATGACGGCCAAAAAAGTCCTGCGGGCACAGCAGATTGCCATCGACAACCATATTCCCACCGTTTATCTTGTGGACTCGGCAGGCATCTTTCTGCCGCTTCAGGAGGACGTTTTCCCCGATACCGACGATTTTGGCCGGGTCTTCCGCCACAACGCCGTAATGAGCGCGATGGGGATTCCGCAGATTACCGCCATCATGGGCATGTGCGTGGCGGGCGGCGCCTACCTGCCGGTGATGTGTGACCACATTCTGATGACGGAAAGCAGTGGACTCTTTCTGGCCGGGCCCGCCCTGGTGCAGGCTGCCATCGGTCAGAAATCTACCGCGGAGGAACTTGGCGGCGCCAGAATGCACATGCAGATCAGCGGCACCATCGACTTTCGCGAACGAACCGATGAGAGTTGCATTGCAAAAATTCGAGAATTGGTTGATAGATTCGGGAGCAAACCGCTGGCCCCATTTGACAAAAAGGAAGCGATGCCGCCAGCTTATCCCGCAGATGAAATCTATGGAGTTTTTGCGAGCGGGCCAAAATCGCAATACGACATGCGTGAGATCCTCGCACGCATTGTCGATGAAAGCGTCTTTACGGAATACCGTTCAGAGTACGGGCAAACTGTGCTCTGCGGCTATGCGCGGATTGGCGGTTGGGCCGTGGGCATTGTGGCTAATCAGAAGAAGACCGTCCGTGCAGTTTCCCGCGAGCATGGTGAGAAGAGAATCCATTTTGGCGGCGTGATCTATACGGAATCGGCAGATAAAGCGGCCCGCTTCATCATGAACTGCAACCAGAACCGGGTCCCGCTCATTTTCTTCCACGACGTAAACGGATTCATGGTAGGCAAAGAAGCTGAATGGAGCGGCATCATCAGGGCCGGGGCCAAGATGGTGAATGCCGTCTCAAACAGCGTGGTGCCCAAAATCACAGTGATCTGCGGCGGAAGCTTTGGCGCGGGCCACTACGCCATGTGCGGAAAAGCCTACGATCCCCGGTTCATTTTTGCCTGGCCCACAGCCCGCTACGCCGTGATGAGCGGAGATGCCGCCGCAGACACGCTGGTGGAAATCAAGACGAAACAATTGGAGCGCAACGGGAAGAGGTTGAGCGAAGAGGAAAAGCGGGAAATGCTCCAATCAATCCAGAAAACCTATGAACGCCAGACAGACCCGCGCTATGGAGCAGCACGCTTGTGGGTGGATGCGATCATCGACCCGGCGCAAACTCGAGAAGCGTTGATCTGGGCCCTTGAGGCAGTTTCCATGAACCCTGAGATTAAAGAATTCAAGACCGGCGTGCTGCAGACTTGA
- a CDS encoding hydroxymethylglutaryl-CoA lyase has protein sequence MESVKLIECPRDAWQGLEKNIPTEVKADYLAKLLRAGFRHLDAVSFVSPKLVPQMADSEQVMALLANALQATTNGAMPEVIGIIVNEEGLERALSVPQVTTLGYPYSISANFRRQNANMSLQESRELVQKAQRETQKAGRDLVVYISMAFGNPFGEPWGFEIVEDALNWLKSLGVKTVSLADTVGVSTAKETGELFRHLKPFAKDMELGAHLHGRAEEAAEKVLAAYEAGCRRFDSALTGLGGCPFAGDKLVGNVPTEIVVSTLAEHGAQVGIEPWAMLSALDATKEIRKHYAE, from the coding sequence ATGGAGAGCGTTAAACTCATCGAGTGTCCCCGTGATGCCTGGCAGGGACTGGAAAAGAATATTCCAACGGAGGTGAAGGCGGACTATCTTGCGAAACTGCTCCGGGCAGGGTTCCGCCACCTCGACGCCGTCAGCTTTGTATCGCCCAAACTGGTTCCCCAGATGGCGGACAGCGAGCAGGTGATGGCGCTGCTGGCAAACGCCCTGCAGGCCACCACAAACGGCGCGATGCCGGAAGTTATCGGCATTATCGTGAACGAGGAGGGACTGGAGCGGGCCCTCTCTGTCCCACAAGTGACCACACTGGGATATCCCTACTCGATCTCAGCGAATTTCCGCCGTCAGAACGCCAACATGTCGCTGCAGGAATCGCGCGAACTGGTACAAAAAGCCCAGCGCGAAACTCAGAAGGCCGGACGCGATCTGGTAGTCTATATCTCGATGGCATTCGGCAATCCTTTTGGGGAGCCGTGGGGCTTTGAGATTGTGGAGGATGCGCTGAATTGGCTCAAAAGCTTGGGAGTGAAAACTGTTTCACTGGCCGACACCGTCGGCGTGTCGACAGCTAAGGAAACAGGTGAACTTTTTCGCCATCTGAAGCCGTTTGCGAAAGATATGGAACTCGGCGCGCACCTCCATGGCCGCGCCGAAGAGGCCGCGGAAAAGGTTCTCGCTGCCTACGAAGCGGGGTGCCGTCGCTTTGATTCCGCCCTGACAGGACTGGGTGGCTGTCCTTTTGCAGGGGATAAACTGGTGGGCAACGTTCCAACTGAAATCGTGGTTTCTACTCTAGCCGAACACGGCGCCCAGGTTGGCATTGAGCCGTGGGCCATGCTTTCTGCTCTCGACGCCACAAAAGAGATTCGCAAGCATTACGCAGAGTAG